In Romboutsia lituseburensis, a genomic segment contains:
- a CDS encoding DUF368 domain-containing protein — MYILNFIRGLCMAIADSVPGVSGGTVAFILGFYDNFVNSLNNLILGSKIERKNSLRFLSKIAIGWVVGFILSVLFITTIFEKNIYKISSLFLGFIIASIPLIINSEKKILKDNQKNIVFLIIGIIVVGSITYFNPITKGGYNFSVRSDNLSILFAIYIFVSGMIAISAMVLPGISGSTILLIFGLYAPILSALKQVFKLNFEYLPAIIIFISGIIVGILITLRVVRRLLRNFRPQTIYCIVGLMIGSIYAVIMGPTSLEIPRPPMNISTFNILFFAIGAILVPSLEKLRSVSKSKKIQCEDLESSCQ; from the coding sequence ATGTATATATTAAATTTTATAAGAGGCCTTTGCATGGCAATAGCTGATAGTGTACCTGGAGTATCGGGAGGTACAGTTGCATTTATACTAGGATTTTATGACAATTTTGTAAATTCACTAAATAACTTAATATTAGGGAGTAAAATAGAGAGAAAAAACTCATTAAGGTTTTTATCAAAAATAGCAATAGGATGGGTTGTAGGTTTTATACTATCAGTATTATTTATAACAACCATTTTTGAAAAAAACATATATAAAATAAGCTCTTTATTTCTAGGGTTTATAATAGCATCTATTCCATTAATAATTAATTCAGAGAAAAAAATATTAAAAGATAATCAGAAAAATATAGTTTTTTTAATAATAGGTATTATTGTGGTAGGATCTATAACTTATTTTAACCCAATAACAAAAGGTGGATATAATTTTTCTGTTAGGTCGGATAATTTAAGCATATTATTTGCAATATATATATTTGTATCTGGTATGATTGCTATATCAGCAATGGTGCTACCTGGAATATCAGGTTCAACGATACTTTTAATATTTGGACTATATGCTCCAATACTAAGTGCATTAAAACAAGTTTTTAAATTAAACTTTGAATACCTACCAGCTATAATTATATTTATAAGTGGTATAATAGTAGGGATTTTAATAACATTAAGAGTGGTAAGGAGATTGCTTAGAAACTTTAGACCACAAACTATATATTGTATTGTAGGTCTGATGATAGGGTCTATATATGCAGTTATTATGGGGCCTACTTCTCTAGAAATACCTAGACCACCAATGAATATATCAACATTTAATATATTATTCTTTGCTATTGGTGCTATATTAGTTCCGTCACTAGAGAAGCTTAGAAGTGTATCAAAATCTAAAAAAATACAGTGTGAAGATTTAGAAAGTAGTTGCCAATAG
- a CDS encoding undecaprenyl-phosphate glucose phosphotransferase — protein MIRENQKYLNKLQVIMDMVIIVISFLLAYYLRFYILDGSISMMFNHSFTPILISLPMYFILYNLFDLYSPQRTKNIYKEISSIIKVNFIGLLLLILGLYVFKILNFSRIVLALFIILNTIITSLSRIALRYTLRKYRANGLNQKHCLIIGATDISKQLIAKIHKNKHWGYNIAGVIDNNKEINDLYCYQKVVGKFDDLESYLNKTHIDIVFIAIDAKDFVEIGYLIKKCEKYGVKTNIIPYYQKYVPARPHMDDLDGLSIVDTRYVPLDNHFLAFTKRIFDILFSLFAIILTSPIMILSVIMIKLTSPGPLIYKQERVGLNRKNFHMYKFRSMKVQKEEEEKTQWSTKNDPRKTKWGSFMRKTSIDELPQFFNVLKGDMSIIGPRPERPYFVEKFKEEIPRYMIKHQVRPGITGWAQVCGYRGDTSIEGRIEHDLYYIENWTFFFDIKIVFLTVFKGFVNKNAY, from the coding sequence ATGATTAGGGAAAATCAAAAATATTTAAATAAACTACAAGTAATTATGGATATGGTAATAATAGTTATATCCTTTTTACTTGCATATTATCTTAGGTTTTATATTTTAGACGGTAGCATATCAATGATGTTTAATCATTCATTTACACCAATATTGATATCACTACCGATGTATTTCATATTATATAATCTATTCGATTTATACAGTCCTCAAAGAACAAAAAATATATACAAGGAAATCTCATCAATAATAAAAGTAAATTTTATAGGGTTATTACTATTAATATTAGGTTTGTATGTATTTAAAATATTGAACTTTTCAAGAATAGTGTTAGCATTATTTATAATATTAAACACTATTATAACAAGCCTAAGCAGAATTGCATTAAGGTATACATTAAGAAAATATAGAGCAAATGGATTGAATCAAAAGCATTGTTTAATAATTGGGGCAACGGATATATCTAAACAATTGATAGCTAAAATACACAAAAATAAACATTGGGGATACAATATAGCTGGTGTTATAGATAATAACAAAGAAATAAATGATTTATATTGTTATCAAAAAGTAGTTGGAAAATTTGATGATTTAGAATCTTACTTAAATAAGACTCATATAGACATAGTATTTATAGCTATAGATGCTAAAGATTTTGTGGAAATTGGATATTTGATAAAAAAATGTGAGAAATATGGAGTTAAAACTAATATAATTCCATACTATCAAAAATATGTACCTGCTAGACCTCATATGGATGATTTAGATGGATTAAGTATAGTTGACACTAGATATGTGCCATTAGATAATCATTTTTTAGCATTTACAAAAAGGATCTTTGATATATTATTTTCACTATTCGCAATAATACTAACATCACCAATAATGATTTTATCAGTTATAATGATAAAATTAACATCACCAGGACCTCTTATATACAAACAAGAAAGAGTCGGTCTAAATAGAAAAAATTTTCATATGTATAAATTTAGATCAATGAAAGTTCAAAAAGAAGAAGAAGAAAAAACACAGTGGAGTACTAAAAATGACCCAAGAAAAACTAAATGGGGATCATTTATGAGAAAAACTAGTATTGATGAACTTCCTCAATTTTTTAATGTATTAAAAGGTGATATGAGTATAATAGGTCCAAGGCCAGAAAGACCTTATTTTGTTGAAAAGTTTAAAGAAGAGATTCCTAGGTATATGATAAAACATCAAGTAAGACCAGGAATTACAGGATGGGCTCAGGTATGTGGATATAGAGGAGACACGTCTATAGAAGGGCGTATAGAGCATGATTTATATTATATTGAAAATTGGACATTCTTCTTTGATATAAAGATAGTATTTTTAACTGTATTTAAAGGATTTGTTAATAAAAATGCTTATTAA
- a CDS encoding glycosyltransferase family 2 protein, which produces MKKIIYLVIPCYNEEAVLYETSKQLEIKMSKLMENNKISNKSKIVFINDGSKDSTWNIITDLHNKSKIFSGINLSKNRGHQNALVAGLMTVRKYCDAAISLDADLQDDISVIDEFIDKFIEGYDIVYGVRNSRKKDTYFKRLTAQGFYKFMNKMGANIVYNHADYRLMSKRALDGLKEFKEVNLFLRGIIPMIGYKTDIVEYERHERFAGESKYPFKKMMSFAIDGITSLSIKPIRFITGLGFTIFAISIIMLLYFLNTYFRGKAIEGWTTIVISMWSIGGLQLLAIGIIGEYIGKIYMEVKSRPRFIIEEFLNEK; this is translated from the coding sequence ATGAAAAAAATTATATATCTAGTGATTCCTTGTTATAATGAGGAGGCAGTTTTATATGAAACTTCAAAACAGTTAGAAATAAAAATGTCTAAATTAATGGAAAATAATAAAATTTCTAATAAAAGTAAAATTGTATTTATAAACGATGGATCAAAGGATTCAACATGGAATATAATAACGGATTTACATAATAAAAGTAAAATATTTTCAGGTATAAATTTATCAAAGAATAGAGGTCATCAAAATGCATTAGTAGCAGGGTTAATGACGGTTAGAAAATATTGTGATGCAGCTATTTCTTTAGATGCGGATTTACAAGATGACATAAGCGTAATAGATGAATTTATAGATAAATTTATAGAGGGATATGATATAGTATATGGTGTTAGAAATTCAAGAAAAAAGGATACGTATTTTAAACGTTTAACTGCACAAGGATTTTATAAATTTATGAACAAAATGGGAGCAAATATAGTTTATAATCATGCCGATTATAGATTAATGAGTAAAAGAGCTTTAGATGGATTGAAAGAATTTAAAGAAGTAAATCTATTTTTAAGAGGAATTATACCTATGATAGGTTATAAAACTGACATAGTCGAGTACGAACGCCATGAGCGTTTTGCAGGTGAATCAAAATATCCGTTTAAGAAAATGATGTCATTTGCTATTGATGGCATTACATCATTAAGTATAAAGCCAATTAGATTTATTACAGGACTAGGTTTTACGATATTTGCAATTAGTATAATAATGTTATTATATTTTTTAAATACATATTTTAGAGGTAAAGCTATTGAAGGATGGACAACTATAGTTATATCCATGTGGTCGATTGGAGGGTTGCAACTTCTTGCAATCGGTATAATTGGAGAATATATAGGGAAGATTTATATGGAAGTTAAAAGTAGACCAAGATTTATAATAGAAGAATTTTTAAATGAAAAATAG
- a CDS encoding glycosyltransferase family 39 protein gives MQNSGRNIDKLYNIAFLLCAMFFFWFSEMSIINNIKNVNSYTFPMIICIICVIFITKNLAKLDNSLINSLIIFFTIFIIRSIIVFKFNHVPFNDFEVYLESAKLLANGNIADVANVAYYKNFPELYGFIIWESILIKIFGYNLIALKIVNCIIAGGIGIIIYFISKNINKEIGIMAGFLYAIYPSQIVMTSVLTNQHLATFLYLLAILIIQYKIIDELNIGKNLLWGSIVGVIICIGNIIRPIAPPIIIAIITFFVINRFKLIKINYIAIAIIFIIPISFFMTGKLYDLTLYKIGLTESISQKSDLRYKFIVGLNKESNGQYSDKIMNEFWGLDEEHRNDMFKDVINSNIKEPIILFDLIKEKMNVLFGIPDNSYYWLTNKNKEILMFESQNTLDNANTINNINRYENIYNSVESSFNSILYFMAALGALIFSKNNKKEWVKLLMLILMSYIFVYCIIEVQARYRYFLMPFVIIFASYSMIYISNYVKNKCIKSKL, from the coding sequence ATGCAAAATAGTGGAAGAAATATAGACAAATTATATAATATAGCATTTTTATTATGTGCAATGTTTTTTTTCTGGTTCTCAGAAATGTCTATAATAAATAATATAAAAAATGTAAATAGCTACACTTTTCCTATGATAATATGTATAATATGTGTGATTTTTATTACAAAGAATTTGGCTAAATTAGATAATTCTTTAATAAATTCTTTGATAATATTTTTTACTATATTTATAATAAGAAGTATTATAGTTTTTAAGTTTAATCATGTTCCATTTAATGACTTTGAAGTATATTTAGAATCTGCAAAGTTGTTAGCAAATGGTAATATAGCAGATGTAGCAAATGTAGCATATTATAAAAATTTTCCTGAATTGTATGGTTTTATAATATGGGAATCTATTTTAATAAAAATTTTTGGGTATAATTTAATTGCATTAAAAATAGTTAATTGCATTATAGCCGGTGGCATAGGTATAATTATATATTTTATTAGTAAAAATATAAACAAAGAAATAGGAATAATGGCTGGTTTTTTATATGCTATATATCCTTCTCAGATTGTTATGACGTCAGTATTGACAAATCAACATTTAGCTACATTTTTATATCTATTAGCGATACTAATTATTCAATATAAGATAATAGATGAGCTTAATATAGGTAAAAATTTACTTTGGGGTTCTATAGTTGGTGTAATTATTTGCATTGGAAATATTATAAGACCAATTGCACCACCTATTATCATAGCAATTATAACATTTTTTGTAATAAATAGATTTAAGCTAATAAAAATAAACTATATTGCAATAGCTATTATATTTATTATACCAATATCATTTTTTATGACTGGAAAATTGTATGATTTAACTTTATATAAAATAGGTTTAACTGAAAGTATAAGCCAAAAATCTGATTTAAGATATAAATTTATTGTAGGACTGAATAAGGAAAGTAATGGACAATATTCAGATAAAATTATGAATGAATTTTGGGGATTAGATGAAGAACATAGAAATGACATGTTTAAAGACGTAATAAATTCTAACATTAAAGAACCAATAATTCTATTTGATTTAATAAAAGAAAAAATGAATGTCTTATTTGGTATTCCAGATAACTCATATTATTGGCTAACTAATAAAAATAAAGAAATTTTGATGTTTGAAAGTCAAAATACGCTAGATAATGCAAATACTATAAATAATATAAATAGATATGAAAATATATATAATTCTGTTGAATCATCTTTCAATTCTATATTATATTTTATGGCAGCGCTTGGAGCTTTAATATTCAGTAAAAATAATAAAAAAGAATGGGTTAAGTTATTAATGTTAATTTTAATGTCATATATATTTGTATACTGTATAATAGAAGTTCAAGCTAGATACAGATATTTTTTAATGCCATTTGTTATAATTTTTGCTTCTTATTCAATGATATATATAAGCAACTATGTAAAAAATAAATGTATTAAAAGTAAACTATAG
- a CDS encoding GtrA family protein produces the protein MNYLSKLKSNTKAFEFIKFVIVGGLATAIHYAIYFILQVIKLQYNLAYTIGYILSFIFNFFASNYFTFNTKPSLNRGFRFFIAHAFNYSLQLILLNVYINIGINRIIAPIFIFMISVPINFLVVKFALKLKPLNTNI, from the coding sequence ATGAACTATTTATCTAAATTAAAATCTAATACTAAAGCCTTTGAGTTTATAAAATTTGTTATAGTTGGGGGATTAGCTACTGCTATACATTATGCTATATATTTTATACTTCAAGTAATTAAATTACAATATAATCTAGCCTATACAATTGGATATATTTTAAGTTTTATATTTAATTTTTTTGCTTCCAACTATTTTACATTTAATACTAAGCCTAGTCTAAATAGAGGTTTTAGATTTTTTATAGCCCATGCATTTAACTATTCTCTTCAGTTAATATTATTAAATGTTTATATAAATATAGGAATCAATAGAATTATTGCACCTATATTCATATTTATGATATCTGTCCCAATAAACTTTTTAGTAGTTAAGTTTGCGCTTAAGCTAAAACCATTAAATACAAATATATAG
- a CDS encoding glycosyltransferase family 2 protein, translated as MIDIVIPNYNGNKYLKECIDSLYIQTYSNFRVIIIDNASTDSNYKWLDKYENIVFKRLDRNYGFDKAVNEGIKLSNTEYVVLLNNDTVARKYWLENLIKCIKSDDKIFSVCSKMIRYDDKNIIDDAGDEYNALGWGYKIGDGQPITSHIDTKEVFSSCAGAAIYRRSVLDEIGYFDEQFFAYMEDIDISYRAKIYGYKNIYCADAHIYHIGSATSGSKYNAFKVKLAARNNVYVPYKNMPIIQLIINLPFLILGFLVKYLFFIKKGFGTEYINGFIEGLQTLNKVSKVKFKFKNIVNYINIEYELLVNTIKYVLIKLKLIR; from the coding sequence ATGATAGATATAGTAATACCAAATTATAATGGAAATAAATATTTAAAAGAATGTATAGATTCATTATATATTCAAACATACTCTAATTTTAGAGTTATAATAATAGACAATGCATCAACAGATAGTAATTATAAATGGTTAGATAAATACGAAAATATAGTATTTAAAAGATTAGACCGAAACTATGGATTTGATAAAGCAGTTAATGAGGGGATCAAATTATCAAATACTGAATATGTAGTTTTACTAAATAATGATACGGTAGCTAGAAAATATTGGTTAGAAAATTTAATAAAATGCATAAAAAGTGATGATAAGATATTTTCAGTATGTTCTAAAATGATAAGGTATGATGATAAAAATATTATAGATGATGCAGGGGATGAATACAATGCATTAGGTTGGGGATATAAAATAGGTGATGGACAGCCTATAACTTCACACATTGATACTAAAGAAGTATTTAGTTCATGTGCAGGTGCTGCTATATACAGACGAAGTGTTCTTGATGAAATAGGATACTTTGATGAACAGTTCTTTGCATATATGGAGGATATAGATATATCATATAGAGCCAAGATATATGGATATAAAAATATATACTGTGCTGATGCTCATATATATCATATAGGTAGTGCAACGTCAGGTAGCAAATACAATGCATTTAAGGTAAAGTTAGCTGCTAGAAATAATGTATATGTACCATATAAAAATATGCCAATTATACAACTAATTATAAACCTACCATTTTTAATATTAGGGTTTTTAGTTAAGTATTTATTCTTTATTAAAAAAGGATTTGGGACAGAATATATTAACGGATTTATAGAAGGGCTACAAACTTTAAATAAGGTAAGTAAGGTTAAGTTTAAATTTAAAAATATAGTTAATTATATAAATATAGAATATGAGTTATTAGTAAATACTATAAAGTATGTATTGATTAAATTAAAACTAATAAGGTAA
- the rfbD gene encoding dTDP-4-dehydrorhamnose reductase: protein MKKVLVTGVNGQLGHDVVKELNKRGYEAIGVDREVMDLTDGEAIKRNIYNNNLDGIIHCAAYTAVDAAEDNTDMCETVNSRAVKEIALGAKELDIPIIYISTDYVFDGSKEGEYVETDNICPINVYGRTKYEGEAFVRDIIDKHYIVRISWVFGQNGNNFIDTMIRLSKDRDELNVINDQVGSPTYTKDLAPLLVDMLESDKYGTYHATNEGFCSWYEFAKKIFELANIDMKVNPITTDMYPTKATRPLNSKMSKEKLKQNGFKTLRNWEYALKDYLSE from the coding sequence ATGAAAAAAGTATTAGTAACAGGAGTAAATGGACAATTAGGTCACGATGTAGTAAAAGAATTAAATAAAAGAGGTTATGAAGCTATTGGTGTAGATAGAGAAGTGATGGATTTAACTGATGGAGAAGCCATAAAAAGAAATATATATAACAATAACTTAGATGGAATTATACACTGCGCCGCATATACAGCAGTTGATGCAGCAGAGGATAATACAGATATGTGTGAAACTGTAAATTCACGAGCAGTCAAAGAAATAGCTTTAGGTGCAAAAGAGTTAGATATTCCAATAATATATATAAGCACTGACTATGTATTTGATGGAAGTAAAGAGGGGGAGTATGTTGAAACTGATAATATATGCCCTATAAATGTATATGGTCGTACTAAATATGAAGGAGAAGCATTTGTAAGAGATATCATTGATAAACATTATATAGTTAGAATATCATGGGTATTTGGTCAAAATGGAAACAACTTTATAGATACAATGATTAGGCTATCTAAAGACAGAGATGAGTTAAATGTTATAAATGATCAGGTAGGTTCTCCTACATATACTAAAGATTTAGCACCACTTTTAGTTGATATGCTTGAAAGTGATAAATATGGAACATATCATGCAACAAATGAAGGATTCTGTTCTTGGTATGAATTTGCTAAAAAGATATTTGAACTAGCTAATATTGATATGAAAGTCAATCCAATAACAACAGATATGTATCCTACAAAAGCTACTAGACCTTTAAATAGTAAAATGAGTAAAGAGAAGCTAAAACAAAATGGATTTAAAACATTAAGAAATTGGGAATATGCTTTAAAAGATTATTTAAGTGAATAG